DNA sequence from the Bacteroidota bacterium genome:
TTGCTTTGCATGAACTCAAACACATCACGGCTGGTAACAATGGCTTTGCGCTCCTCCACCTCTGCTTCGCGGCGACGACGACCTAACTCTAAGGCTGCTAGTATGGCTATTGCCTTTGCCTCTCCTACGCCTTTAAACGTGATGAGCTCGGCTAAAGAGAGTTTGCTAAGCCCAATCAGATTGCCATTCACCCGGTTTAAGATACGCCGCCCAAGTTCAACGGCACTTTCATTGCGGCTGCCCGAACGCAGCAACAGCGCCAGCAATTCGGCATCGCTCAAAGCAGATTTTCCTTTTGAAACTAATTTTTCGCGCGGACGGTCGTCCTCAGCCCATTCACGAATGGACAAGCGTGGCTCATCGTATTCCATAGACTCAATTTTTTAGAGCCAAGATACAAAAACGTTTGTTGCCGACAAAAAAAAAGCCACCCATAGAGGGTGGCTTTATCTCTTCAAAGAAGTGAAT
Encoded proteins:
- the radC gene encoding DNA repair protein RadC, with the translated sequence MEYDEPRLSIREWAEDDRPREKLVSKGKSALSDAELLALLLRSGSRNESAVELGRRILNRVNGNLIGLSKLSLAELITFKGVGEAKAIAILAALELGRRRREAEVEERKAIVTSRDVFEFMQSNLSDIGHEEFWVLLLSRSNKIIKKIPISEGGLTGTVADPRRIFRAAVEHGCCSMILCHNHPSGNVQPSDADIKLTRKLKDAGTLLDITVLDHVICGEENFFSFADEGMM